Proteins encoded in a region of the Frondihabitans sp. 762G35 genome:
- a CDS encoding P-loop NTPase fold protein — protein sequence MTESQSGTWSDSPQAKTDITGRTAFASAAAARINMTPLGSHSTVFGLVGPWGSGKTTLLQDIVGQLAPQTVWFSPWSAADVAAITAEFVSALSEAFPKAKSLKTKLLGYARFGVPALRFIPSAGEAMSGLAQQVLDNVGAQSAWHSEFSVISDEIAEQGVQVVVVVDDVDRLDAGELRALLRVVRLLGRFTNVHYLLAYDQSTIDQLLAASYMGGRSSDFMEKIVQYPFEVPPVPMIERRRWSRAIVSLVVAEDAQQSDELNGPTDDLIRILAAGIETPRAAERLREQLGSFSDLAVLAELDGLDFVAISWLRIAHHDVWDFLRTHADDFQGWVDTDDEEAHVDVKSEVERRVRRGNVKVAWDAVDFLFGGSSFFAAKPGRLRRMRQARYFDRYFLLGLADDDVSDTQTRKAVDQLVAGSLITPEVDAFSDLIMASDGERASLALQVGSEARERDTASLHVITFLWARRAELKERGRLEDYRQSPLERWLGRELALALASGMLSTEDAIDRFGYEFLAASAYGVRRSERKEASLVADAFGGVADRWIAAITSEGLDEVLERPELMVMLSLCAWLKTGVGAGALEPFITSAEELLRVAEAFVVYGTNYGYTIEYSVGFNDSLFRFAIGNALTDEILSTLPLRDSGLDYEVEDRATRDLSPTESRDFTLRSLGELNL from the coding sequence ATGACGGAATCGCAAAGCGGGACATGGTCCGATAGCCCTCAAGCAAAAACAGATATCACCGGACGTACTGCATTCGCGTCGGCAGCGGCTGCCCGCATAAACATGACGCCGCTTGGAAGCCACTCGACTGTCTTCGGGCTGGTGGGGCCATGGGGAAGTGGAAAGACAACACTCCTTCAGGACATCGTCGGTCAGCTTGCCCCACAGACTGTGTGGTTTAGTCCTTGGTCTGCGGCCGACGTGGCCGCCATTACGGCTGAGTTCGTTTCGGCACTTTCAGAGGCCTTTCCGAAGGCCAAGTCCCTCAAGACAAAGCTGCTCGGATACGCACGTTTTGGCGTACCGGCATTGAGGTTCATCCCGAGCGCCGGAGAAGCCATGTCTGGCCTGGCCCAGCAGGTGCTGGACAACGTCGGGGCGCAATCAGCATGGCACTCCGAGTTCAGTGTCATCTCCGACGAGATCGCGGAGCAAGGGGTCCAAGTGGTGGTGGTGGTTGACGACGTCGACCGGCTCGATGCGGGTGAATTGCGAGCACTACTTCGGGTTGTGCGACTCCTCGGCCGCTTCACCAACGTGCACTACCTCCTTGCCTACGACCAGTCCACCATCGATCAACTGCTCGCCGCGAGCTACATGGGTGGACGTAGCTCCGACTTCATGGAGAAGATCGTGCAGTATCCATTCGAAGTGCCACCCGTCCCAATGATTGAGCGGCGACGTTGGAGCCGCGCGATCGTGTCTCTCGTCGTAGCGGAAGACGCACAGCAATCCGACGAACTTAACGGTCCCACAGACGACCTCATTCGCATTCTCGCCGCCGGCATCGAAACTCCAAGAGCCGCCGAGCGTCTCCGCGAACAACTCGGTAGCTTCTCCGACCTCGCAGTCCTGGCCGAACTCGACGGACTCGATTTCGTCGCGATTTCTTGGCTGAGAATCGCCCACCACGATGTCTGGGATTTTCTCCGCACCCATGCGGATGACTTTCAAGGCTGGGTCGACACCGACGACGAGGAGGCACACGTCGACGTGAAGTCAGAAGTCGAAAGGCGCGTGCGAAGGGGGAACGTCAAGGTCGCCTGGGATGCTGTCGACTTCCTTTTCGGCGGCTCGAGCTTTTTCGCTGCAAAGCCCGGTCGCCTGCGGCGAATGCGGCAGGCGCGCTACTTTGACCGTTACTTCCTGCTTGGCCTAGCCGATGACGACGTCAGCGACACTCAAACGCGGAAGGCCGTTGACCAGCTCGTAGCCGGCTCGCTAATAACTCCGGAGGTGGATGCCTTCTCCGACCTCATCATGGCCTCCGATGGTGAACGGGCATCGCTCGCTCTTCAAGTCGGCAGCGAGGCGAGGGAGCGCGACACGGCGAGCTTGCACGTGATCACCTTCCTGTGGGCGAGACGTGCCGAACTCAAGGAGCGGGGTCGGCTTGAGGATTATCGGCAGTCACCCCTGGAGCGGTGGCTCGGCCGTGAGCTTGCGCTGGCGCTGGCCAGCGGCATGCTGTCGACCGAGGACGCCATCGACCGCTTCGGTTACGAATTTCTCGCGGCAAGCGCCTATGGCGTGAGGCGGTCAGAAAGAAAAGAGGCCTCCCTCGTCGCGGACGCGTTTGGGGGCGTCGCGGACCGCTGGATAGCGGCGATCACCAGCGAAGGCCTTGATGAGGTACTAGAGCGGCCCGAGCTGATGGTGATGCTCAGCCTTTGCGCCTGGCTCAAGACGGGTGTGGGAGCTGGAGCCCTCGAACCTTTCATTACCAGCGCCGAAGAACTCCTTCGTGTCGCCGAAGCGTTTGTTGTCTACGGCACGAACTACGGCTACACGATCGAATACAGCGTCGGGTTCAATGATTCACTTTTTCGCTTCGCGATCGGGAATGCCCTGACCGACGAAATCCTGTCGACTCTTCCACTAAGAGACTCAGGCCTCGACTACGAGGTCGAAGACCGAGCCACTCGAGACCTCAGCCCTACCGAATCCCGAGATTTCACGCTGCGCAGCCTCGGCGAACTGAACCTGTAA
- the rplI gene encoding 50S ribosomal protein L9, giving the protein MSKVILIHEVSGLGSAGDVIDVKNGYARNYLIPQGFGVAWSRGGEKQVEQIRSARNARELKTIEEAKDMKARLEAVKITLPVKTGTGGRLFGSVKPADVANAVSAQGVGTIDKRKVEITSAIKLTGEHEATVRLREDVVATIALLVVSAK; this is encoded by the coding sequence ATGTCCAAGGTAATCCTGATCCACGAGGTCTCCGGCCTCGGCTCCGCCGGTGATGTCATCGACGTCAAGAACGGCTACGCGCGCAACTACCTCATCCCCCAGGGATTCGGTGTCGCCTGGTCCCGCGGTGGCGAGAAGCAGGTCGAGCAGATCCGCTCGGCTCGCAACGCCCGCGAGCTCAAGACGATCGAGGAGGCGAAAGACATGAAGGCCCGCCTCGAGGCCGTCAAGATCACGCTTCCGGTCAAGACCGGCACCGGCGGACGCCTCTTCGGCTCCGTCAAGCCGGCCGACGTCGCCAACGCCGTCTCGGCGCAGGGCGTCGGAACGATCGACAAGCGCAAGGTCGAGATCACGTCCGCGATCAAGCTGACCGGTGAGCACGAAGCCACCGTCCGCCTGCGCGAGGACGTCGTCGCGACGATCGCCCTCCTGGTGGTCTCCGCCAAGTAA
- the istB gene encoding IS21-like element helper ATPase IstB: MTTTTSITTILRRRRGLTEEAATAAIDQACRRLRLPTIRAVVNEATGVAQKEQLSYQGFLADLLLAECDDRDRRSSVRRVKAAGFPRDKWLGDVDFDANPNINPATINTLATGDWVRRGQPLCLIGDSGTGKSHLLIGLGTAAAEKGFGVKYTLATRLVNELVEAADEKNLARTIARYARVDLLMIDELGYMELDRRGAELLFQVLTEREENNSIAIASNESFSGWTKTFTDPRLCAAIVDRLTFNGTIIETGTNSYRLAHTNERMAATTD, from the coding sequence ATGACCACCACGACCAGCATCACCACCATCCTCCGCCGACGGCGGGGCCTGACGGAGGAAGCCGCGACCGCGGCTATCGACCAGGCCTGCCGGAGGCTTCGCCTGCCGACAATCCGCGCCGTCGTCAACGAAGCAACCGGCGTCGCGCAGAAGGAGCAGCTCAGTTACCAGGGGTTCCTCGCGGACTTGCTGCTGGCGGAGTGCGACGACCGCGACCGCCGCTCGTCGGTCCGCCGCGTCAAAGCAGCCGGGTTCCCTCGGGACAAGTGGCTCGGGGACGTCGACTTCGACGCCAACCCGAACATCAACCCCGCCACCATCAACACCCTCGCCACCGGCGACTGGGTCCGCCGAGGGCAACCGCTCTGTCTGATCGGCGACTCCGGCACCGGCAAAAGCCACCTCCTCATCGGGCTCGGGACGGCTGCTGCAGAGAAGGGGTTCGGGGTCAAATATACCCTCGCCACCAGGCTCGTGAACGAACTCGTCGAAGCGGCCGACGAGAAGAACCTCGCCCGGACCATCGCCCGCTACGCCAGGGTTGACCTGCTCATGATCGACGAACTCGGCTACATGGAACTCGACCGCCGAGGCGCCGAACTACTGTTCCAGGTCCTCACCGAGCGGGAGGAGAACAACTCCATCGCGATCGCCTCGAACGAGTCCTTTTCCGGCTGGACGAAGACCTTCACCGACCCGAGGCTTTGCGCCGCGATTGTTGACCGACTCACGTTCAACGGGACCATCATCGAAACCGGCACGAATTCCTACCGCCTCGCCCACACCAACGAACGGATGGCTGCGACGACGGACTGA
- the dnaB gene encoding replicative DNA helicase: protein MSIAHLGLATTDSSAPRGDSSGYDGGSGYDRRTPPHDLLAEQSTIGGMLLSKDATADVIETVRAADFYLPKHETIFNALMGLYSHGEPTDVIAVTDELTKSGELTRAGGAEYLHTLTGLVPTAANAGYYASIVAEKAVLRRLVEAGTRIVQMGYASEGEVIDLVNNAQAEVYNVAGGVQTEDYVPLTDAVTVAIDEIEAAKGRDGQMTGVPTGFAQLDALTNGLHPGQLIIVAARPALGKSTLALDLCRAASIKYNQPSVFFSLEMGRSEIAMRLLSAESSVPLQNMRKGTVDSRDWTTIAQTRGRINDAPFYIDDSPNMTLVEIRAKCRRLKQQVGLKLVVIDYLQLMTSGKKVESRQQEVSEFSRALKLMAKELQVPVIALSQLNRGPEQRADKKPAISDLRESGSLEQDADMVILLHRESAYEKDNPRQGEADFIVAKHRNGPTDTITVAFHGMFSRFVDMPA, encoded by the coding sequence GTGTCGATAGCCCATCTCGGACTCGCCACCACCGACTCCTCGGCCCCCCGGGGCGACTCGTCGGGCTACGACGGCGGCAGCGGTTACGACCGCCGCACTCCCCCGCACGACCTCCTGGCTGAGCAGTCCACCATCGGCGGCATGCTCCTCAGCAAAGACGCCACGGCCGACGTCATCGAGACGGTCCGCGCGGCCGACTTCTACCTCCCGAAGCACGAGACGATCTTCAACGCCCTGATGGGCCTCTACTCGCACGGCGAGCCCACCGACGTCATCGCGGTCACCGACGAGCTCACGAAGTCGGGGGAGCTCACGAGGGCCGGAGGGGCGGAGTACCTCCACACGCTCACCGGTCTCGTCCCCACGGCCGCGAACGCCGGCTACTACGCCTCCATCGTGGCCGAGAAGGCCGTCCTCCGCCGCCTCGTCGAGGCGGGCACGCGCATCGTGCAGATGGGTTACGCCAGCGAGGGCGAGGTCATCGACCTCGTCAACAACGCCCAGGCCGAGGTCTACAACGTCGCCGGTGGCGTCCAGACCGAGGACTACGTGCCCCTCACCGACGCGGTCACGGTCGCCATCGACGAGATCGAGGCCGCCAAGGGCCGCGACGGTCAGATGACGGGTGTCCCCACCGGCTTCGCCCAGCTCGACGCCCTGACGAACGGCCTCCACCCGGGCCAGCTCATCATCGTGGCCGCCCGTCCGGCCCTCGGTAAGTCGACGCTGGCCCTCGACCTGTGCCGCGCCGCGTCGATCAAGTACAACCAGCCGTCGGTCTTCTTCTCCCTCGAGATGGGCCGGAGCGAGATCGCGATGCGCCTCCTGTCGGCCGAGTCGAGCGTCCCGCTGCAGAACATGCGCAAGGGCACCGTCGACTCCCGCGACTGGACCACCATCGCCCAGACCCGCGGCCGCATCAACGACGCCCCGTTCTACATCGACGACTCCCCCAACATGACCCTGGTCGAGATCCGCGCCAAGTGCCGTCGCCTCAAGCAGCAGGTCGGCCTCAAGCTCGTCGTCATCGACTACCTCCAGCTGATGACCTCCGGTAAGAAGGTCGAGAGCCGCCAGCAGGAGGTCTCGGAGTTCTCCCGCGCGCTCAAGCTGATGGCCAAGGAGCTTCAGGTGCCCGTCATCGCCCTCTCACAGCTCAACCGCGGGCCGGAGCAGCGGGCCGACAAGAAGCCGGCCATCTCCGACCTCCGCGAGTCCGGCTCCCTCGAGCAGGACGCCGACATGGTCATCCTGCTCCACCGCGAGTCCGCCTACGAGAAGGACAACCCGCGCCAGGGCGAGGCCGACTTCATCGTCGCCAAGCACCGAAACGGCCCCACCGACACGATCACGGTCGCCTTCCACGGCATGTTCTCGCGGTTCGTGGATATGCCTGCGTAG
- a CDS encoding SDR family NAD(P)-dependent oxidoreductase has protein sequence MRLADSVIVVTGGGNGIGRQVALHLLRLGARVAIVDLNSDGLEETKRLAGAPAKNQISTHALNVTDRDAVDALPVEVIARHGQVDGVINVAGIIHRFVRVDELSMNELHRIVDVNFWGTVNISLAFLPHLRQRPEASLVNISSLSALLPFAGQTFYGATKAAIKLFSEGLYQELRDTGVRVTTVFPGNISTNISGNSGVTALEVGDRKVRATTPEETARKIVAGMQSGRFRVLVGTDAIFLDALSRVSPRATTNFIARQMQGVLPRRLVTALRPKS, from the coding sequence ATGAGACTTGCCGACAGTGTCATCGTCGTTACCGGCGGGGGCAACGGAATTGGTAGGCAAGTTGCCTTGCACCTCCTTCGTCTCGGTGCTCGAGTTGCCATCGTCGACCTGAACTCCGACGGACTCGAAGAGACGAAGCGGCTTGCAGGTGCCCCCGCAAAGAACCAGATCAGCACCCACGCGCTGAACGTCACTGACCGCGACGCCGTCGACGCCCTACCTGTTGAGGTCATCGCCCGCCATGGACAGGTCGACGGGGTCATCAACGTCGCCGGCATCATTCACCGCTTTGTCCGAGTTGACGAACTATCAATGAACGAGCTTCACCGCATCGTCGATGTCAACTTCTGGGGAACCGTCAACATCAGCCTTGCTTTCCTACCCCACCTTCGCCAGCGCCCTGAGGCGTCGCTGGTGAATATCTCCAGCCTGTCCGCCCTTCTGCCCTTTGCCGGGCAGACCTTCTACGGGGCGACGAAGGCGGCGATCAAGCTTTTCAGCGAAGGCCTCTACCAGGAGCTGCGCGACACCGGCGTTCGCGTCACGACGGTGTTTCCCGGAAACATCAGCACGAACATCAGCGGCAACTCCGGTGTTACGGCCCTGGAAGTCGGTGACCGCAAGGTCCGCGCGACAACCCCGGAAGAGACAGCTCGCAAGATCGTTGCAGGAATGCAGAGCGGCCGCTTCCGCGTGCTGGTCGGAACCGACGCGATTTTCCTGGACGCACTCAGCCGTGTCTCTCCAAGAGCAACGACAAATTTCATCGCCCGCCAGATGCAAGGGGTCCTTCCCCGCCGCCTCGTCACTGCCCTCCGCCCCAAGAGCTAG
- a CDS encoding glycoside hydrolase family 2 TIM barrel-domain containing protein, protein MSRIAFHDDWTLQTTAGSTESITLPHDAMIGEKRSPGAVTSFHGGFFPGGRYLYSKTWAVPSTTNGDRYRLHFEGVQGLTSVRINGNETATNVDGYREFAALIPEIEAGTQILIEVDVDNTQQPNSRWYTGSGIYRPVWLETVPATHLAIDGVGLRTIGTGTSTGLRADIAVSRELRRPGFLEIEIAVLDGSDIVGEATASLDGSHAQLDLDIREPRLWSAATPFLYDVRIRLLREGLLLDERTERTGLRTVSVDSTHGLLVNGAPVLLRGACVHHDNGILGAATLRVAEFRRVRILKENGFNAIRSAHNPASRHLLEACDELGMYVMDELTDYWYQPKTAHDLAHQFDRLWRDSARSMVAKDRNHPSVIMYSIGNEVAETATPRGVATTREIHNFIHDLDADRPTTVAISLTGNAFVSFGGKLPGPKDETKTKSRSKAVEVPPDTTPSKASDSFLTSTMFNVIADRIGPITQRIARSKRAGKYSRDAFAEVDVAGYNYAWSRYHRDAIDHPDRVMVGSESLVTDLPDIWREAQKVSAVIGDFLWTGWEYLGETGLGTWTYGSEPRMGIQAPYPHLASGSGMIDLIGVPGSEMLYAQAIWADDDSPRIAVRPLDAQTQRTRKVLWRLTDAVPSWSWRNQTGSPATIEIYSGADEVDVLINGTSLGRKQAGPKTRFLTRFHAPYQPGEVTAIAYRDGREVGRSTLTSAEKGKLRLIHERSDARGGSVDGIFVRLEIADEHGVVEMSDDDEITLSVAGPGRLLGFGSAAVTTEFSYSENTQRTYRGRALAVIQIGPGNESVSITASSTRHGSATATLT, encoded by the coding sequence ATGTCACGCATAGCCTTTCACGATGACTGGACCCTCCAGACCACTGCCGGAAGTACTGAAAGCATCACGCTGCCCCACGACGCCATGATCGGCGAGAAGCGGAGCCCCGGAGCCGTCACGAGCTTTCATGGCGGATTCTTCCCCGGTGGCCGGTACCTGTATTCGAAGACCTGGGCCGTCCCGTCGACCACCAACGGAGACCGCTACCGCCTCCATTTCGAGGGTGTTCAGGGACTGACCTCCGTTCGTATCAACGGGAACGAGACCGCAACCAACGTCGACGGGTATCGCGAGTTCGCAGCTCTCATCCCTGAAATCGAGGCCGGAACCCAGATCCTCATCGAGGTCGACGTCGACAACACGCAACAGCCGAACAGCCGTTGGTACACCGGGTCGGGCATCTATCGACCCGTATGGTTGGAGACCGTGCCCGCCACGCATCTCGCCATCGATGGGGTTGGACTTCGCACGATCGGGACTGGCACATCCACTGGCCTGCGCGCCGACATTGCCGTCTCTCGCGAACTGAGGCGCCCAGGGTTCCTTGAGATCGAGATCGCGGTGCTCGACGGCAGCGACATCGTTGGAGAAGCGACAGCCTCGTTGGACGGCTCTCACGCCCAACTGGACCTGGACATCCGCGAACCGCGCCTCTGGTCGGCGGCCACCCCGTTCCTTTACGACGTTCGTATCCGCCTGTTACGGGAAGGGTTACTCCTGGACGAGCGCACCGAGCGAACCGGCCTGCGCACAGTAAGTGTGGACTCCACTCATGGCCTGCTCGTAAACGGCGCTCCCGTGTTGCTTCGTGGGGCCTGCGTCCACCATGACAATGGAATCCTCGGAGCCGCCACCCTCCGAGTTGCGGAATTCCGTCGTGTCAGGATCCTGAAGGAGAACGGCTTCAACGCCATCCGCAGCGCCCACAATCCCGCCTCCCGCCATCTCCTCGAAGCCTGCGACGAACTCGGAATGTACGTGATGGACGAACTCACGGACTACTGGTACCAGCCCAAGACCGCCCACGATCTCGCCCACCAGTTCGACCGCCTCTGGCGAGACTCGGCCCGGTCAATGGTTGCAAAGGACCGGAACCACCCATCCGTCATCATGTACTCAATCGGAAACGAAGTCGCTGAGACGGCCACGCCCCGAGGCGTCGCCACAACGCGCGAAATCCACAACTTCATCCACGACCTCGACGCGGATAGGCCCACCACTGTCGCCATCAGTCTGACCGGCAACGCATTCGTCAGCTTCGGCGGGAAGCTACCCGGCCCCAAAGACGAGACGAAGACGAAAAGTAGATCAAAAGCAGTCGAAGTCCCACCCGACACCACGCCCTCGAAAGCATCTGACTCGTTCCTCACCAGCACGATGTTCAATGTCATCGCCGATCGCATCGGGCCGATCACTCAACGGATTGCCCGGTCGAAAAGGGCGGGCAAGTACAGCCGTGATGCCTTCGCGGAAGTCGACGTCGCCGGTTACAACTACGCCTGGTCGAGGTACCACCGCGACGCCATTGACCACCCCGACCGCGTGATGGTCGGGTCCGAGTCCCTAGTGACCGACCTTCCCGACATCTGGCGTGAGGCTCAAAAGGTGTCGGCCGTGATCGGTGACTTCCTCTGGACCGGCTGGGAGTACCTCGGCGAAACCGGACTCGGCACATGGACCTACGGGTCCGAACCTCGAATGGGTATTCAGGCTCCCTACCCTCACCTCGCCAGCGGTTCCGGGATGATCGACCTCATCGGCGTGCCGGGCAGTGAAATGCTTTATGCACAGGCGATCTGGGCCGACGATGATTCTCCGCGCATTGCGGTCCGTCCCTTGGATGCGCAAACACAGCGGACGCGAAAAGTGCTGTGGCGCCTAACTGATGCAGTGCCCAGTTGGTCCTGGCGAAACCAGACAGGGTCACCCGCCACCATCGAGATCTATTCCGGTGCTGATGAAGTCGACGTCCTCATCAACGGCACCAGCCTAGGAAGAAAACAAGCAGGGCCGAAGACTCGATTTCTCACCCGCTTTCATGCGCCCTATCAACCGGGCGAAGTCACGGCGATTGCTTACCGGGACGGACGCGAAGTGGGCAGATCGACCCTGACGAGCGCGGAGAAGGGTAAGTTGCGACTTATTCATGAAAGGTCGGACGCTCGAGGTGGGAGTGTCGACGGAATCTTCGTTCGTCTCGAAATCGCCGACGAGCACGGAGTCGTCGAGATGTCAGACGACGACGAAATCACACTCTCTGTCGCCGGACCGGGTCGTTTGTTGGGCTTTGGCTCCGCTGCCGTCACGACAGAATTCAGCTATTCAGAAAACACGCAGCGGACGTATCGCGGCCGAGCACTCGCTGTCATACAAATTGGCCCCGGCAATGAGAGCGTGTCGATTACTGCCAGTAGCACGCGGCACGGATCGGCCACTGCAACTCTCACGTAG
- a CDS encoding glycoside hydrolase family 3 N-terminal domain-containing protein, whose product MTSIDRILKILTLDQKIAQIQGLAPYELIAQPKPGEAVSLEVDLSAGIPYDFSRIPSARPAGIGHLSLAWTLDADAGRLREKLEEFRRYAAEVNPLGIGTLIHGEAVNGLVHDQADQFPTPWGQAATWAPELTTQVAEHAGRQALDFGIRMIFSPVLDVARDIRWGRIHETYGEDPELIARMGIAFIRGIQGKDGRSGLVATGKHFLGYASSLGGLNQGATQLGRRELRDVYAEPFRRAIADAGLRVVMNSYNDLDGVPAAANSWLLNDLLRTDLGFDGLVVSDYDSINMLWKTQRTAETPGDAAVQALSAGVDVELPGSATTAWLREQVEAGMIAERVIDEAVRRVLNLKADLGLVPDVRPHSPLAAATPVDHAAAAAVSQTIAEKALTLLSNNGILPLTAGRARVAVTGPAADSVRIHFGAYSSVSNAEMPLAMGQIMAGAIPGVEPSLDVFTDLFQVRLPGIDPLFEESARRLHPNTPTLASALQAVDSTIRHLPYGDFEDTPLDEEAICSSFTEVDVVIVAVGERTGWVGTHTAGEGRTTANPTLPGNQSALIRLLNQLGKRVITVLVTGRPLLVEEAHEASSAVLLAPLLGPSAGPAIARAVFGLAEPAGRLPSTFPRSLGQIPLFHGHPTGSGYDHPTLRRFGYTDLDNSRPLFAFGHGLGYTTFDLDFASAVVAGDTVHVTARVSNTGERAGSTVAQLYGRDEHATIVRPVRQLLDFSRVALEPGGVATVDFSIPLARLAYTLPDGRRGVEPGELTLLLGFSSDHITATRTVTTAPWYEPSIANSQNTQSPRVAIHKHTKENAS is encoded by the coding sequence ATGACCAGTATCGACCGAATTCTGAAGATCCTCACACTCGATCAGAAGATCGCGCAGATCCAAGGGCTCGCACCCTACGAACTCATCGCGCAGCCCAAGCCAGGTGAGGCCGTGAGTCTCGAAGTCGATCTCTCGGCCGGGATCCCGTATGACTTCTCGCGAATCCCCTCGGCTCGACCGGCAGGCATTGGGCACCTCTCCTTGGCGTGGACCCTCGATGCAGATGCCGGGCGACTTCGAGAGAAGCTCGAGGAGTTCCGGCGCTATGCCGCTGAGGTGAACCCGCTCGGGATCGGGACGCTTATCCACGGCGAGGCCGTCAACGGCCTTGTCCACGACCAGGCCGATCAATTCCCTACGCCATGGGGGCAGGCGGCAACCTGGGCACCCGAGCTGACAACGCAGGTCGCGGAGCACGCCGGTCGGCAAGCTCTCGACTTCGGAATCAGGATGATCTTCTCCCCGGTGCTCGACGTCGCCCGTGACATCAGGTGGGGTCGCATCCACGAGACCTACGGCGAAGACCCAGAACTCATCGCCCGAATGGGGATCGCCTTCATCAGAGGCATTCAGGGCAAGGACGGTCGCTCCGGTCTCGTAGCCACGGGGAAACACTTCCTGGGGTATGCGTCATCCCTCGGCGGGCTCAACCAAGGCGCCACTCAACTCGGGCGCCGCGAATTGCGAGACGTGTACGCCGAGCCATTCCGCCGCGCCATTGCCGACGCCGGCCTTCGCGTCGTCATGAACTCCTACAACGACCTCGACGGGGTCCCCGCAGCCGCGAACTCGTGGCTGCTCAATGACCTCCTCCGAACCGACCTCGGGTTCGACGGTCTCGTCGTGAGCGACTACGACTCGATCAACATGCTCTGGAAAACACAGCGCACTGCCGAGACTCCGGGCGACGCTGCTGTCCAGGCGCTTTCCGCGGGAGTCGACGTGGAATTGCCCGGAAGCGCCACCACCGCCTGGCTTCGCGAGCAGGTGGAGGCGGGCATGATCGCGGAACGGGTGATCGACGAGGCCGTTCGGCGTGTCTTGAACCTCAAGGCAGATCTCGGACTCGTCCCCGACGTCCGGCCCCACTCACCGCTCGCCGCGGCCACTCCGGTCGATCATGCAGCCGCCGCCGCTGTCAGCCAGACAATCGCCGAAAAAGCTCTCACTCTGCTCAGTAACAACGGCATCCTCCCTCTAACGGCAGGACGCGCTCGAGTAGCCGTGACCGGACCGGCCGCCGACTCGGTCCGAATCCACTTCGGGGCCTACTCGTCGGTGTCTAACGCCGAAATGCCACTGGCGATGGGGCAAATCATGGCCGGCGCAATCCCCGGAGTCGAACCGTCCCTCGACGTATTTACCGACCTCTTCCAGGTTCGCCTGCCCGGCATCGACCCGCTCTTCGAAGAGTCCGCGCGCCGCCTGCACCCGAACACGCCTACCCTCGCCTCGGCTCTCCAGGCTGTCGACTCGACTATCCGACACCTCCCGTACGGAGACTTCGAGGACACACCTCTCGATGAAGAAGCCATCTGCTCGTCGTTCACCGAAGTCGACGTCGTCATCGTTGCCGTCGGTGAGCGGACCGGATGGGTTGGTACGCACACAGCGGGCGAAGGACGCACCACCGCCAACCCCACTCTTCCAGGGAACCAGTCCGCCCTCATTCGTCTCCTGAACCAGCTCGGCAAACGCGTCATCACGGTGCTCGTGACGGGCCGACCGCTGCTGGTCGAAGAAGCCCATGAGGCCTCGTCCGCAGTGCTTCTCGCTCCGCTCCTCGGCCCGTCCGCGGGACCCGCCATTGCCCGGGCCGTGTTTGGGCTGGCCGAACCCGCGGGCCGACTTCCGTCCACCTTCCCCCGCTCGCTCGGGCAGATTCCGCTCTTCCACGGGCACCCGACCGGGAGCGGGTACGACCACCCGACCCTGCGTCGCTTCGGCTACACCGACCTAGACAACAGCAGGCCGCTTTTCGCATTCGGCCACGGCCTCGGCTACACCACGTTCGACCTCGATTTCGCGTCGGCTGTCGTGGCGGGAGACACCGTGCACGTCACCGCTCGAGTCAGCAACACGGGCGAGCGGGCGGGAAGCACAGTCGCGCAACTCTACGGTCGTGACGAGCACGCCACGATCGTCCGCCCGGTGCGACAGCTGCTTGACTTTTCCCGCGTCGCCCTTGAGCCGGGCGGAGTCGCAACCGTGGACTTCTCGATTCCGTTGGCCCGCCTCGCGTACACGCTGCCGGATGGCCGCCGCGGCGTCGAGCCCGGAGAGCTGACACTCCTTCTCGGTTTTTCCAGCGACCACATCACCGCGACACGGACGGTGACCACGGCACCCTGGTACGAACCCTCAATTGCCAATAGTCAAAACACCCAGAGTCCACGGGTCGCTATCCACAAACACACCAAGGAGAACGCATCATGA
- the rpsR gene encoding 30S ribosomal protein S18, translating to MAGKSSGDRRKPLRGKGGKNAAPAKAIRVGVIDYKDVATLRKFISERGKIRARRITGVSVQEQRLIARAVKNAREMALLPYAGSGR from the coding sequence ATGGCTGGAAAGAGCAGCGGCGACCGCCGCAAGCCCCTCCGCGGAAAGGGCGGCAAGAACGCCGCTCCCGCGAAGGCGATCCGCGTCGGCGTCATCGACTACAAAGACGTCGCGACCCTCCGCAAGTTCATCTCCGAGCGTGGAAAGATCCGCGCCCGCCGCATCACCGGTGTCTCCGTCCAGGAGCAGCGGCTCATCGCCCGTGCCGTGAAGAACGCCCGTGAGATGGCGCTCCTCCCCTACGCCGGCTCCGGCCGCTGA